A genomic stretch from Bacteroides sp. includes:
- a CDS encoding addiction module protein — protein MEELATKAMALPGEARALLAERLVESLNEESVSEIWLIETKKRRDEVRSGQIKPIPGVKVMEEVRKLIDDK, from the coding sequence GTGGAAGAACTGGCAACAAAGGCCATGGCTTTACCTGGTGAAGCAAGGGCTCTACTAGCTGAGAGACTTGTTGAAAGTCTTAATGAGGAGTCAGTCAGTGAAATCTGGCTGATCGAAACAAAAAAGCGCCGTGATGAAGTGCGAAGTGGTCAAATTAAACCAATACCTGGTGTTAAGGTGATGGAAGAAGTTCGGAAGCTTATTGATGATAAATGA
- a CDS encoding radical SAM protein, which produces MPLGLACMTAAVAKAGHEVVMIDLMFETNVRAILKKSIEKFHPECIGISIRNIDDQNFEAPEFLLEKVKDVVLICRELTDAVIVLGGAGFSIFPESTLTYLGADMGIACEGEIAFPAFLSKLENGSNLSGIPGLYFRDRGPQQPKKIAGRLDKLTLPDPGILSVSAAKNMESWIPVQTRRGCPLKCSYCSTPAIEGTIIRKRSPEIVTNWIESWVKAGYRKFFFVDNTFNLPPTYAKKMCRSIIKKGLNIRWCCILYPKNVDGELVELMADAGCRHISLGFESGSVQMLKSLNKRFLPEDVRTISDIFANHNIAQMGFLLMGAPGETKKSVEESLAFADSLQLDALKVTVGVRIYPNTPLAEIAKREGFLTSKSNLLYPSFYLAQGLEGWLLERLKKWMASRPHVIK; this is translated from the coding sequence ATGCCGCTGGGCCTGGCGTGCATGACTGCTGCTGTTGCAAAAGCAGGTCATGAAGTTGTCATGATTGACCTTATGTTTGAAACGAATGTCAGGGCCATACTTAAAAAATCCATTGAAAAATTTCACCCGGAATGCATCGGTATTTCGATTAGAAATATTGACGATCAAAATTTTGAAGCTCCCGAATTTTTGCTTGAAAAAGTCAAAGATGTTGTTTTGATATGCCGGGAATTGACTGATGCGGTCATTGTCCTTGGCGGTGCCGGTTTCAGCATATTTCCGGAAAGTACGCTCACTTACCTTGGGGCGGACATGGGAATTGCTTGTGAAGGAGAAATCGCTTTTCCGGCATTTTTGTCAAAACTTGAAAACGGCAGTAACCTTTCCGGGATTCCAGGGCTTTATTTTCGCGATCGCGGCCCGCAACAACCAAAAAAAATTGCCGGAAGGCTGGATAAGTTGACACTTCCCGACCCAGGGATTCTGTCTGTTTCAGCGGCCAAAAATATGGAATCCTGGATTCCGGTGCAAACCAGGCGGGGATGCCCTCTTAAATGCAGTTACTGTTCCACTCCGGCTATTGAAGGCACTATCATTAGGAAGCGGTCACCAGAAATTGTTACCAACTGGATTGAAAGCTGGGTCAAGGCGGGATACCGAAAGTTCTTTTTTGTGGATAACACGTTCAATTTACCCCCGACCTACGCTAAAAAGATGTGTCGAAGCATTATTAAAAAAGGATTGAATATCAGGTGGTGCTGTATCCTGTATCCTAAAAATGTTGATGGGGAATTGGTTGAACTGATGGCGGATGCCGGCTGCAGGCATATCAGCCTGGGTTTTGAAAGTGGTTCCGTGCAAATGCTTAAAAGCCTCAACAAACGATTTTTACCGGAAGATGTGCGGACAATTTCAGACATTTTTGCCAATCATAACATCGCGCAAATGGGTTTTCTTTTAATGGGGGCTCCTGGTGAAACAAAGAAATCCGTTGAAGAAAGTCTTGCCTTTGCGGATTCACTTCAACTTGACGCCCTGAAAGTTACGGTGGGTGTTCGTATTTATCCCAACACACCTCTGGCTGAGATTGCTAAAAGAGAAGGTTTCCTCACCTCAAAAAGCAACTTGCTTTATCCAAGCTTTTATCTGGCACAGGGGCTGGAGGGCTGGCTTTTAGAGAGGTTGAAGAAATGGATGGCATCCCGCCCACATGTGATAAAGTAG